Proteins co-encoded in one Tachysurus fulvidraco isolate hzauxx_2018 chromosome 17, HZAU_PFXX_2.0, whole genome shotgun sequence genomic window:
- the samm50 gene encoding sorting and assembly machinery component 50 homolog A has protein sequence MGTVHARSLDPLPMQGPELGVQADDLDVGEAEYEPQQEVLENKDVVVQHVHIDGLGRTKEDILTYEIADVFRAKNLIDVMRKSHDARHKLLRLGIFRHVEVVIDTSHGEDALPNGLDVTFEVKEFRRLTGSYNTMVGNNEGSMVLGLKLPNVFGRAEKLTFQFSYGTKETSYGLSFFKPQAGHFERNISVNIYKVTGQFPWSSLRETDRGISTEFSFPIWKTNHTLKWEGVWRELGCLARTASFAVREESGHSLKSSLSHSMFIDTRNSPILPRKGALLKINQELAGYTGGDASFLKEDFEIQLNKRLYWDSVLSASLWGGLLLPFGDSPTSIADRFYLGGPTSVRGFSMYSIGPQSEGDYLGGEMYWAGGLHLYTPLPFRPGRGGFGDLFRTHFFLNAGNLCNLNYGEGPRAHLSRLAECIRWSYGAGILLRLGNIARLELNYCIPMGVQSGDRICDGVQFGAGIRFL, from the exons ATGGGGACTGTACATGCAAGA AGTTTGGACCCTCTCCCGATGCAAGGGCCGGAGCTGGGGGTTCAAGCAGATGACCTGGACGTTGGAGAAGCAGAGTACGAGCCTCAGCAGGAAGTTCTGGAAAACAAAGAT gtTGTGGTTCAGCATGTACATATAGACGGGCTTGGAAGAACCAAGGAGGATATCCTAACATATGAGATTGCAGATGTCTTCAGAGCCAAGAACTTGATTGAT GTGATGAGGAAGAGCCATGATGCCCGACACAAACTGCTGCGCCTAGGAATATTCAGACATGTGGAGGTCGTCATTGATACTTCACACG GTGAGGACGCACTGCCTAATGGACTGGACGTCACCTTCGAGGTGAAGGAGTTCAGAAGACTGACTGGAAGCTATAACACTATGGTGGGAAACAATGAGGGAAGCATG GTGCTAGGTTTGAAACTGCCTAATGTTTTTGGCCGTGCCGAGAAGCTGACTTTTCAGTTCTCCTACGGCACTAAGGAAACATCCTATGGCCTCTCTTTCTTCAAGCCTCAAGCTGGACACTTTGAACGCAA TATTTCTGTCAACATCTACAAAGTCACAGGGCAGTTCCCATGGAGTtcactgagagagacagacagaggaatcTCCACAGAGTTCAGT TTTCCTATCTGGAAGACGAACCACACGCTGAAGTGGGAGGGAGTGTGGAGAGAGCTCGGCTGTCTGGCTCGCACCGCCTCCTTCGCCGTCAGAGAGGAAAGCGGTCACTCCCTCAAGTCCTCACTCTCA CATTCAATGTTTATTGACACACGCAACTCCCCCATCCTACCTAGGAAAGGTGCCTTACTAAAGATCAACCAG GAGTTGGCGGGTTACACTGGAGGAGATGCCAGTTTCCTGAAGGAGGATTTTGAAATTCAGCTTAATAAACGACTCTACTGGGATTCG GTCCTCTCAGCCTCTCTATGGGGGGGTCTGCTGCTCCCCTTCGGAGACAGCCCCACTTCAATAGCTGACAG GTTTTATCTCGGAGGCCCAACCAGCGTGCGAGGTTTTAGCATGTACAGCATCGGACCGCAGAGCGAAG GTGATTATCTTGGTGGGGAGATGTACTGGGCTGGTGGACTCCATCTGTACACTCCTCTGCCATTCAGGCCAGGTCGGGGCGGATTCGGGGACCTTTTCCGAACACACTTCTTTCTCAATGCCGGAAACTTGTGCAACCTCAATTACG GCGAAGGGCCTCGAGCGCACCTGAGCCGACTGGCCGAGTGTATCCGCTGGTCATACGGAGCGGGCATCCTGCTGCGCCTGGGGAACATCGCACGACTTGAGCTCAATTACTGCATTCCCATGGGAGTCCAGAGCGGAGACAG GATATGTGACGGAGTGCAGTTTGGAGCAGGCATCCGATTCCTGTAA